A genomic window from Bubalus bubalis isolate 160015118507 breed Murrah chromosome 13, NDDB_SH_1, whole genome shotgun sequence includes:
- the CFAP97D2 gene encoding uncharacterized protein CFAP97D2 isoform X1, whose product MLAGPRLALSHGRGYLQGTWEKAYQDHRRKVREARPVVDSRAPPTLSHLRLKLGKLKLEEGRLSVIDRDNRLLLEKLSCIVRTGGRTRSGVSCAHRREKREQELCSLREKNPFRRGSQTQLRTRLQHTLWKVDPPPEEESVCFQHVFLIPWELKLKFSKATSWTQKMKWREDSAHRGGGGDASEAVVDKRQGRHGLLGQPPVLRDAASHPGQASSPYHAGTATRV is encoded by the exons ATGCTTGCAGGCCCCCGGCTGGCCCTTTCCCATGGCAGGGGGTACCTGCAGGGCACGTGGGAGAAAGCCTACCAGGACCACAGGAGAAAG GTGCGGGAGGCCCGGCCGGTGGTGGACAGCCGCGCCCCACCAACCCTCAGTCACCTCCGCCTGAAACTTGGCAAACTCAAG CTGGAGGAGGGCCGGCTGTCCGTCATCGACAGGGACAACCGTCTGCTGCTGGAGAAGCTGTCCTGCATCGTGAGGACCGGGGGGCGGACCCGCAGCGGAGTCAGCTGTGCACACAGGAG GGAGAAAAGAGAGCAGGAACTTTGCAGCCTGAGAGAGAAAAACCCGTTCCGGAGAGGGTCACAAACTCAGCTCAGGACCCGTTTGCAACACACCCTGTGGAAGGTAGACCCGCCGCCGGAGGAG GAAAGTGTTTGTTTCCAACATGTATTTTTGATCCCATGggaactgaagctgaagttcagcAAGGCCACCTCCTGGACCCAAAAGATGAAGTGGAGGGAGGACTCAGcacacagaggaggaggaggagacgcaTCAGAAGCAGTGGTGGACAAACGGCAAGGCCGGCACGGCCTCCTGGGGCAGCCCCCTGTCCTCAGGGACGCTGcctcccaccctggccaggcctcCTCACCTTATCACGCAGGGACAGCCACACGTGTGTGA
- the CFAP97D2 gene encoding uncharacterized protein CFAP97D2 isoform X2: protein MLAGPRLALSHGRGYLQGTWEKAYQDHRRKVREARPVVDSRAPPTLSHLRLKLGKLKLEEGRLSVIDRDNRLLLEKLSCIVRTGGRTRSGVSCAHRREKREQELCSLREKNPFRRGSQTQLRTRLQHTLWKVDPPPEELKFSKATSWTQKMKWREDSAHRGGGGDASEAVVDKRQGRHGLLGQPPVLRDAASHPGQASSPYHAGTATRV, encoded by the exons ATGCTTGCAGGCCCCCGGCTGGCCCTTTCCCATGGCAGGGGGTACCTGCAGGGCACGTGGGAGAAAGCCTACCAGGACCACAGGAGAAAG GTGCGGGAGGCCCGGCCGGTGGTGGACAGCCGCGCCCCACCAACCCTCAGTCACCTCCGCCTGAAACTTGGCAAACTCAAG CTGGAGGAGGGCCGGCTGTCCGTCATCGACAGGGACAACCGTCTGCTGCTGGAGAAGCTGTCCTGCATCGTGAGGACCGGGGGGCGGACCCGCAGCGGAGTCAGCTGTGCACACAGGAG GGAGAAAAGAGAGCAGGAACTTTGCAGCCTGAGAGAGAAAAACCCGTTCCGGAGAGGGTCACAAACTCAGCTCAGGACCCGTTTGCAACACACCCTGTGGAAGGTAGACCCGCCGCCGGAGGAG ctgaagttcagcAAGGCCACCTCCTGGACCCAAAAGATGAAGTGGAGGGAGGACTCAGcacacagaggaggaggaggagacgcaTCAGAAGCAGTGGTGGACAAACGGCAAGGCCGGCACGGCCTCCTGGGGCAGCCCCCTGTCCTCAGGGACGCTGcctcccaccctggccaggcctcCTCACCTTATCACGCAGGGACAGCCACACGTGTGTGA